In Roseofilum reptotaenium CS-1145, the following proteins share a genomic window:
- a CDS encoding C39 family peptidase, translating into MKKITAKVNTKLKKNPADSSHLSPGQMIDVLAGKSYGYECLEPSDNGYLKVTLAANSGTFYVFAKHWEGWVDNSIKEATISSSYSTSNGDQVPIRKEEADSFFGNSIYLQELQDLNDCLKLYQINTPERINHFLSQVAHESGGLQWLKELDDGSYLEGRGDLGNVQPGDGPKYKGAGVIQLTGRSNYQAFSDAIGDAKVMEGCDYVAQTYPFTSAGFWWHNNRMNELCDRGATVEEITRVVNGGYNGLEDRKNYYQKAKKIFSDLKVISTHSSVGSKKISLDVPWFPQTDNYRDAQRTCNSSSCAMCLEYFRPGTLPGKNGDDIYIKVVFEYGDTTDHTVQEQALSSFGLSSTWNTNLDFDDVYRELAASRPMVLGILHRGTTENPAGGGHMIVVRGCTENGDFIVNDPYGSLNDNYTGPVNNGHGAIYSKYEMEHRWTVEGQGSGWGRFFQP; encoded by the coding sequence ATGAAAAAAATCACGGCAAAAGTAAATACAAAGCTCAAAAAAAATCCGGCAGATTCTTCTCACTTAAGCCCAGGACAGATGATCGATGTTCTGGCAGGCAAGTCCTATGGATATGAATGCCTTGAACCATCAGACAATGGATATCTTAAAGTCACCTTAGCCGCTAATTCTGGAACATTTTATGTTTTTGCAAAGCATTGGGAAGGATGGGTTGACAATTCTATTAAAGAGGCTACTATATCCAGTTCTTATTCTACTTCAAATGGCGATCAAGTCCCGATCAGGAAAGAAGAAGCTGACAGTTTTTTTGGCAATTCTATCTACCTCCAAGAACTTCAAGATCTCAATGATTGCTTGAAGCTTTATCAAATTAATACGCCAGAGCGAATTAATCACTTTCTCAGCCAAGTTGCCCACGAGTCGGGTGGTCTTCAATGGTTAAAAGAACTTGATGATGGCTCATATTTAGAAGGAAGGGGTGATTTAGGGAATGTTCAGCCAGGAGATGGGCCAAAATATAAAGGTGCTGGTGTTATCCAATTAACGGGACGGAGTAACTATCAAGCTTTTTCTGATGCCATCGGCGATGCCAAAGTTATGGAGGGTTGTGATTATGTAGCTCAGACTTATCCATTTACCAGTGCTGGTTTTTGGTGGCACAATAACCGTATGAATGAATTGTGCGATCGCGGCGCAACAGTTGAAGAAATTACACGGGTTGTTAATGGGGGCTACAATGGTTTAGAAGATCGAAAAAACTACTATCAAAAAGCTAAGAAGATTTTCTCGGATTTAAAAGTCATCTCTACCCATTCTTCAGTCGGCTCTAAAAAAATCTCACTGGATGTTCCTTGGTTCCCTCAAACGGATAACTATCGAGATGCTCAACGGACCTGTAATTCTTCTTCCTGTGCCATGTGCTTAGAATATTTTCGGCCAGGAACTTTACCTGGGAAAAATGGAGATGATATCTATATCAAAGTTGTTTTTGAATATGGAGATACCACTGATCACACAGTTCAAGAGCAAGCTTTGTCCAGTTTCGGTCTCTCTAGCACTTGGAATACCAATCTAGATTTTGATGATGTGTATCGAGAACTCGCAGCTAGCCGTCCAATGGTACTGGGTATTTTGCATAGAGGGACAACTGAAAATCCTGCGGGTGGAGGACATATGATTGTGGTACGGGGATGCACTGAAAATGGTGATTTTATTGTTAATGATCCTTATGGTTCTCTAAATGATAATTATACCGGCCCAGTTAACAATGGCCATGGTGCTATCTACAGTAAGTATGAAATGGAACATCGCTGGACAGTTGAGGGCCAAGGAAGTGGTTGGGGCAGATTCTTTCAACCGTAA
- a CDS encoding response regulator: MSTVFVFEDSSAQRAAIAQLLRSVGFEILEAGDGLDALSQIRQHLPDVVVADIISPHLNGYQLCLALKRDPKTRHIPVIFCSVKNDELDRVRALTIADGYIAKPFQPPELVETLISKLLKQGKSCFHPTPADDWTEAGLMWLQDFENQEWAVQAFEKALALEPNHDLAGKLKAVALGEVEKSRHCEACRYYYGGSPGGNLLVCAIHPHGPKSDCCRDWESKYHCSSNVA, encoded by the coding sequence ATGAGTACCGTATTTGTTTTTGAGGATAGCAGCGCCCAAAGAGCAGCGATCGCCCAATTACTGCGATCGGTTGGTTTTGAGATTTTAGAAGCTGGAGATGGACTTGATGCATTAAGCCAAATCCGCCAGCATTTGCCTGATGTGGTGGTTGCCGATATTATCTCTCCCCATCTCAATGGCTATCAACTCTGTTTAGCTCTGAAACGAGACCCCAAAACTCGCCATATTCCGGTTATTTTTTGCAGCGTCAAAAATGATGAACTCGATCGAGTGCGAGCACTCACTATTGCCGATGGTTATATTGCCAAACCGTTCCAACCTCCGGAACTGGTAGAAACCTTGATTAGCAAACTCCTAAAACAAGGAAAATCCTGTTTTCATCCTACCCCAGCCGATGATTGGACTGAAGCGGGGTTAATGTGGTTGCAGGATTTTGAGAATCAAGAATGGGCAGTGCAAGCCTTTGAAAAGGCCTTAGCCCTCGAACCGAACCATGATCTAGCGGGAAAACTCAAGGCTGTAGCCTTGGGAGAAGTCGAAAAATCCCGCCATTGTGAAGCTTGTCGCTACTACTATGGCGGGAGTCCCGGTGGCAATTTATTGGTTTGTGCGATTCACCCTCATGGTCCTAAATCGGACTGTTGTCGAGATTGGGAATCTAAGTACCACTGTTCGAGTAATGTCGCTTAG
- a CDS encoding tetratricopeptide repeat protein, with translation MPRQSVSSVAVISQPSGMETPVYLVLEKKPIRINQKLKTLSQYIEKYPSGWKKRLKLANLLYETGSWQQAIEQYRRVIERQPQVVEVYLRLGKILQLMAQPVEAARVYEQGLSHVRDKPTQGHIRGLIAVCNQDLEEAVRFFESAAALEPENPSHWLALGRVQMERNLAEVALQAYERILARYPDDIVAAIERYDALIALGNVGEARSQLNQLIELAPYDVRVLQRQDELH, from the coding sequence ATGCCTCGTCAAAGTGTCTCATCTGTCGCTGTAATTTCTCAGCCTTCGGGAATGGAGACTCCAGTTTATTTAGTTTTGGAGAAAAAGCCCATCCGAATTAACCAGAAACTGAAGACGTTAAGTCAGTATATTGAGAAATATCCATCAGGATGGAAAAAGCGATTAAAATTAGCTAATTTGCTCTATGAAACGGGAAGTTGGCAGCAGGCAATTGAGCAATATCGACGGGTTATTGAGCGACAACCTCAAGTGGTTGAGGTGTATTTGAGGTTGGGGAAAATCTTGCAGTTGATGGCACAACCTGTAGAGGCGGCAAGGGTTTACGAGCAGGGATTATCCCATGTTCGCGATAAACCGACGCAAGGGCATATTCGCGGATTGATTGCGGTGTGTAATCAGGATCTGGAGGAGGCGGTGAGGTTCTTTGAATCAGCCGCTGCTTTGGAGCCGGAAAACCCGTCTCACTGGCTGGCACTGGGGCGAGTGCAGATGGAGAGAAACCTTGCTGAGGTGGCTCTGCAAGCCTATGAGCGCATTTTGGCACGCTATCCTGACGATATTGTGGCGGCGATCGAGCGTTACGATGCCCTGATAGCTTTGGGTAATGTCGGGGAAGCACGCTCGCAGTTAAACCAACTCATCGAACTTGCTCCTTATGATGTTCGAGTGCTGCAGCGACAGGACGAACTTCACTAG
- a CDS encoding RNA polymerase sigma factor — protein sequence MKTPQDLAVNWAEKFSQSNHSVDTEIEFWNQWQKHQSYLYFCCLKWMRGNVMDAEDLLSQSMLKAWEKTANHTGNFYNFKAWLYKLTYHLCIDIQRKNNRIQGKLSYWYSGVETKMLYPIQQDIKIHLEKDEEMKVIEGAIAKLPPRIHHTFILHYYAEMSYQEIAEEQNISYANVRKRISQARSILKAELRGYFLD from the coding sequence ATGAAGACACCACAGGATTTAGCCGTTAACTGGGCTGAAAAATTTTCGCAATCAAATCACTCTGTAGATACAGAAATAGAGTTTTGGAATCAATGGCAGAAACATCAATCTTATCTGTATTTTTGTTGCCTCAAATGGATGAGGGGTAATGTTATGGATGCTGAAGATTTACTCTCCCAATCTATGCTTAAAGCTTGGGAAAAGACTGCAAATCATACTGGTAATTTCTATAACTTTAAGGCTTGGTTATACAAGCTGACATATCATTTATGTATTGATATCCAGCGCAAAAACAACCGGATACAAGGCAAGCTATCATACTGGTATAGTGGTGTAGAAACGAAGATGCTATACCCAATTCAACAAGATATTAAAATTCATCTTGAAAAAGATGAAGAAATGAAAGTTATCGAAGGTGCAATTGCAAAGTTGCCTCCTCGGATTCATCACACTTTTATCTTGCATTACTATGCTGAAATGTCTTATCAGGAGATTGCAGAGGAACAAAATATTTCCTATGCGAATGTCCGCAAACGTATTTCTCAGGCACGCTCGATCTTGAAGGCAGAATTGAGAGGTTATTTTCTCGATTGA
- a CDS encoding NAD(P)H-quinone oxidoreductase subunit 4 — protein sequence MFGNSFPWLSAIIIFPLVAALAIPLIGDRQIKLVRWYALGVGLVDLVMTLYAFGSHYNFQQSTIQLTETYPWIPQLGLNWSLAVDGLSMPLIALSALVTTVAIAASWNVNHRPRLFFSLLLIMYSAQIAVFAAQDLLLFFLTWELELVPVYLLISIWGGQKRLYAATKFILYTALASIFILVAALAMAFYGDTVTFDMTALANKHYPRAFELLAYAAFIIGFGVKLPIFPLHTWLPDAHSQASAPVSMILAGVLLKMGGYGIIRLNLEALPHAHAYFAPVLVILGIVNIVYGAFNAFAQGDLKRRLACSSISHMGFVLIGIASFDELGLNGAMLQMLSHGLIAAALFFLAGVTYERTHTLALAKMSGLAQTMPKLFALFTAASMASLALPGMSGFVGELSVFLGVTTSDVYSSGFKVVVIGLAAVGLILTPIYLLSMMRDIFYGEETGVVVDGWMDAKPREVAIAFCLLLPIIGIGLYPKIATQTYDIKTTAIAEETREVLTVVAQERSRLYSGNFYIPNVPAAKAPPLLGIMENISGSA from the coding sequence CAATCATAATTTTTCCCCTTGTGGCGGCTCTAGCCATTCCCCTAATTGGCGATCGCCAGATCAAGCTCGTTCGTTGGTATGCCCTAGGCGTAGGTTTAGTAGACCTCGTAATGACGCTCTACGCGTTCGGCTCCCACTATAACTTTCAACAATCCACCATTCAACTGACCGAAACCTATCCCTGGATACCCCAGCTCGGCCTCAACTGGTCTTTAGCTGTAGATGGCTTGTCCATGCCCCTGATCGCTCTGAGTGCCCTAGTCACTACCGTGGCGATCGCCGCATCCTGGAACGTCAACCACCGCCCCAGACTGTTCTTCAGCCTACTGCTGATCATGTACAGTGCCCAAATTGCGGTATTTGCAGCTCAAGATCTACTTTTATTCTTCCTGACCTGGGAGCTAGAACTCGTCCCCGTCTACCTTCTGATCTCCATCTGGGGTGGACAAAAGCGCCTCTACGCTGCCACTAAATTTATTCTCTATACTGCTTTAGCCTCCATTTTCATCCTGGTTGCGGCCTTAGCAATGGCCTTCTACGGCGACACCGTGACCTTTGATATGACCGCTTTAGCGAACAAACACTATCCCAGAGCCTTTGAGTTACTCGCCTACGCTGCCTTCATCATCGGTTTCGGCGTTAAACTACCTATCTTCCCTCTACACACTTGGCTTCCTGATGCCCACTCCCAAGCCTCCGCTCCCGTCTCCATGATTCTGGCTGGAGTGCTGCTGAAAATGGGAGGTTACGGCATCATCCGTCTAAACTTGGAAGCTCTACCCCATGCCCACGCTTACTTTGCTCCCGTCCTGGTTATCCTGGGAATTGTTAACATTGTTTACGGTGCATTTAATGCCTTTGCTCAAGGCGACCTCAAGCGCCGCCTAGCTTGTTCTTCTATCTCTCACATGGGCTTTGTCCTCATCGGTATTGCCTCCTTCGACGAACTGGGCTTAAACGGAGCCATGCTACAAATGCTCTCCCACGGGCTAATTGCAGCCGCTCTATTCTTCCTGGCTGGAGTAACCTACGAACGCACTCATACATTAGCTTTGGCAAAAATGAGCGGACTGGCTCAAACGATGCCCAAACTGTTCGCCCTATTCACTGCTGCATCCATGGCTTCCTTGGCTCTTCCAGGAATGAGTGGATTTGTGGGAGAACTGAGTGTCTTCCTGGGTGTCACCACCAGTGATGTTTATTCCTCTGGCTTCAAAGTGGTTGTCATTGGTTTAGCTGCTGTGGGTTTAATTCTGACTCCTATCTATCTGCTCTCCATGATGCGCGATATCTTCTACGGTGAAGAAACAGGGGTTGTCGTTGATGGCTGGATGGATGCGAAACCTCGCGAAGTGGCGATCGCCTTCTGCCTCCTACTCCCCATCATCGGTATCGGTCTCTATCCTAAAATCGCCACCCAAACCTACGACATTAAAACCACGGCGATCGCCGAAGAAACCCGCGAAGTTCTCACCGTGGTTGCTCAAGAGCGCTCGCGCTTGTACTCTGGAAACTTCTATATTCCCAATGTTCCTGCGGCTAAAGCGCCTCCTCTGTTAGGCATCATGGAAAACATCTCCGGTTCTGCCTAA
- a CDS encoding RNA polymerase sigma factor: MQRKRLISNTFSGSRSGNKVLDSVEEEKLLQNLSEGDMNAFWPLWQSHQEYLYFHCLRWLNNDRHEAEDALSLAMLKARKTLPDYAHKITNLQAWLTRLTHNLCIDKYRQARRRAIGVENIDEIATISLDSLLISYTSPESTLLSEELSRSIVQAINMLPERLRQLFILRYYHQVSCADIAQDLGISQDNAYKRIQEAKECLRKRLKHYLSGQKYSVLHSSRDGVNHQTSVDKCSLSDAPSANNIRSINPPISYHLTATCLVKVSHLSL, encoded by the coding sequence ATGCAGAGAAAAAGACTAATTTCCAACACATTTTCTGGGTCTAGAAGTGGAAATAAGGTTCTGGATAGTGTAGAAGAAGAAAAGCTGTTACAGAATCTTTCTGAAGGCGATATGAATGCCTTTTGGCCGCTCTGGCAAAGTCATCAAGAGTATCTTTATTTTCACTGTCTGCGTTGGCTAAACAATGATCGTCATGAAGCAGAAGATGCGCTCAGTTTAGCGATGCTCAAAGCGAGAAAGACATTGCCCGATTACGCCCATAAAATTACGAATCTCCAGGCTTGGTTAACTCGCTTAACTCATAATCTTTGTATAGACAAGTATCGACAAGCTCGTCGTAGAGCAATAGGTGTGGAGAATATTGATGAGATCGCAACAATTTCTCTGGACTCTCTTCTCATCAGTTATACTTCTCCAGAATCTACCCTGCTCTCTGAAGAGCTATCCCGGTCAATTGTTCAGGCAATCAATATGCTTCCTGAGCGACTACGCCAGCTTTTTATTTTGCGTTACTACCACCAGGTTTCCTGTGCTGATATTGCTCAAGATTTGGGGATTTCTCAGGATAATGCGTACAAACGAATTCAGGAGGCTAAGGAGTGTCTTAGGAAACGTTTAAAGCACTATTTATCTGGGCAAAAGTATTCTGTGTTGCATTCTTCTAGAGATGGGGTAAATCATCAGACTTCGGTCGATAAATGTAGTTTGTCTGATGCTCCGAGTGCAAACAATATCAGGTCTATTAATCCACCCATTAGTTATCATCTTACTGCCACATGCCTCGTCAAAGTGTCTCATCTGTCGCTGTAA
- a CDS encoding helix-turn-helix domain-containing protein, with amino-acid sequence MKAYSVDLREKIVKAHLVEKSSIREVAARFSVSRSLVQKLVKQQKTEGNVDPKPRGKPQFSYLSNAEAQEQVKDLVAKHQDATLVELCELFTQTTGNGVSPTAMCRCLQKLGLSRRQRLRITAAKRRRKEFKTQSSSKKNHAVQLEIGL; translated from the coding sequence ATGAAAGCTTATTCAGTGGATCTACGAGAAAAAATTGTCAAAGCTCACTTGGTAGAAAAAAGCTCAATTAGAGAAGTTGCTGCCAGATTTTCCGTTAGTAGAAGTCTCGTTCAAAAATTGGTCAAGCAACAAAAAACAGAAGGAAATGTAGATCCCAAACCCAGAGGAAAACCCCAATTCAGTTATCTCAGCAATGCTGAGGCTCAAGAACAAGTGAAAGATCTAGTTGCAAAACATCAAGATGCTACCTTGGTCGAGCTATGCGAATTATTTACACAGACTACAGGAAATGGGGTGAGTCCTACCGCTATGTGCCGCTGTTTACAAAAATTGGGGTTATCTCGTCGCCAAAGATTGCGTATTACAGCAGCAAAGCGACGACGAAAAGAGTTTAAAACGCAATCGTCAAGCAAAAAAAATCATGCAGTTCAACTCGAAATTGGTTTATAG